In a genomic window of Flammeovirga agarivorans:
- a CDS encoding tetratricopeptide repeat protein has protein sequence MKTKQINLFFISLFLILSACGPSSEDLTNQGKKKLSENKYKEAISLFDAAIKSNVQNMDAYNARGYAHMSLEEYSKAQDDFTEAINIYMNTEEDVPNAYRFYYNRGNVKRFLRDHEGAIVDYTQAIQLDNSISDIYLNRGLENAEINGVEAALNDFDKAIALSQSSDKRIYLHKARVLIADQQFEQALNVIGKAIAIDKEYGEAYYYKALAMSALRGEADDEVCNTLATAEAFGYSLAAAEIQKHCK, from the coding sequence ATGAAGACCAAACAAATAAACTTATTTTTTATTTCCTTATTTTTAATCTTATCCGCTTGTGGACCATCATCGGAAGATTTAACCAATCAAGGGAAAAAGAAACTCTCCGAGAATAAATACAAAGAAGCAATTAGCTTATTTGATGCCGCTATTAAAAGTAACGTACAAAATATGGATGCCTACAATGCAAGAGGTTACGCCCATATGTCGTTAGAGGAATATAGCAAAGCACAAGATGACTTTACTGAAGCCATCAATATTTACATGAACACAGAAGAAGATGTACCGAATGCCTACAGATTCTACTACAATAGAGGAAATGTAAAACGTTTTCTTAGAGATCATGAAGGTGCAATTGTTGATTATACTCAGGCAATTCAATTGGATAATTCGATTTCAGATATTTATTTGAATAGAGGTTTAGAAAATGCTGAAATAAATGGTGTAGAAGCAGCCTTAAATGATTTTGATAAAGCGATTGCTCTATCACAAAGTTCAGATAAAAGGATATATTTACATAAAGCGAGAGTGTTGATTGCTGATCAACAATTTGAACAAGCTTTAAATGTTATTGGTAAAGCCATTGCTATTGATAAAGAATACGGAGAAGCATACTATTACAAAGCACTAGCCATGAGTGCCTTACGAGGTGAGGCGGATGATGAAGTGTGTAATACTTTAGCTACTGCGGAAGCTTTCGGTTATTCCCTAGCCGCAGCTGAAATTCAAAAACACTGTAAATAA
- a CDS encoding glycosyltransferase: protein MTNTPLVTVICLSYNQEKFVEKTLLSIKQQNYSNIEIIIVDDASNDDSVNVILSTLQKYDITATFIQLEENKGNCKAFNKALSLSKGEYIIDLAADDILLPNRIKDDVGKFQQCSDEFAAVFSDISTIDENDKLLAPSYFKRDTQGALLLDVIEGDVYERVLSNPPLFSAPTITFKAKYLLEMGGYDETLAYEDFDIWIRLARKYKFAFYDEINTQKREVRYSLGKQFYKKRGNQLLRSTLRICLKAKDLNRNRKEDLSLANSVRYHAQLAFFTENYITAKAFYSLLFQLVSPSLRDRCLLIFLKNKVSLSKVYSIFLSKRGKS from the coding sequence ATGACAAATACTCCTTTAGTGACAGTAATTTGTTTGAGTTATAATCAAGAAAAATTTGTTGAAAAGACGCTTTTGTCTATTAAACAACAAAACTATTCTAATATAGAAATAATTATTGTAGATGATGCAAGTAATGATGATTCTGTGAATGTAATCTTATCAACATTACAAAAATACGATATTACTGCAACATTCATTCAGCTAGAAGAAAACAAAGGAAATTGTAAGGCCTTTAACAAAGCATTATCTCTGTCCAAAGGAGAATATATAATTGACTTGGCTGCAGACGATATTCTTTTACCCAATAGAATTAAAGATGATGTAGGTAAGTTTCAACAATGCTCAGACGAGTTTGCTGCTGTTTTTTCTGATATATCTACTATTGATGAAAATGATAAGCTATTAGCACCTTCCTATTTTAAAAGAGATACGCAAGGAGCATTGTTATTAGATGTTATTGAAGGAGATGTATATGAGAGAGTATTGAGTAATCCGCCTTTATTCTCTGCTCCAACAATTACTTTTAAAGCCAAATATCTCTTAGAGATGGGAGGATATGATGAAACGCTGGCATATGAAGATTTTGATATTTGGATTCGCTTGGCAAGGAAGTATAAGTTTGCATTCTACGATGAGATAAATACTCAAAAAAGAGAAGTGAGATACTCTTTAGGTAAACAGTTTTACAAAAAAAGAGGAAACCAACTATTAAGGTCAACCTTAAGAATATGTCTCAAAGCAAAAGATCTGAATAGGAACAGAAAAGAGGATTTATCATTGGCTAATTCTGTCCGTTATCATGCCCAATTAGCCTTTTTTACAGAAAACTATATCACAGCAAAAGCATTTTATTCTCTACTCTTTCAGTTGGTTTCTCCTTCGTTAAGAGATAGATGTTTGTTGATCTTTTTAAAAAATAAGGTGTCTCTAAGTAAGGTTTATAGTATCTTTTTATCAAAAAGAGGTAAGTCCTAA